A window from Oncorhynchus mykiss isolate Arlee chromosome 9, USDA_OmykA_1.1, whole genome shotgun sequence encodes these proteins:
- the LOC110531619 gene encoding negative elongation factor A isoform X1, whose translation MASMKDSDTGLWLHNKLGSTDELWAPSSIASLLTVSVIDNIRLCFSSLSPPVKLKLLLGMLHLPRRTVDEMKEALSEIIQLATVDSEPWVLMVADILKSFPETGSLNLDLEEQNPNVQDILGELREKVSECEASAMLPLECQYLNKSALTTLVGPLTPPVKHFQLKRKPKSATLRAELLQKSTETAQQLKKTAGVPFHAKGRGLVKKMDTTTPLKGIPKAPFRSPTTPSMFSPPSNRTPIAPARTPLRKERGVKLLDISELDMVGAGREAKRRRKTLETEAGEKAAKEEAVVENATPDYAAGLVSTQKLGALNNESALPSTSYLPSTPSMVPSSSYIPSSETQPANAGGLGRDALQSGRQPEESATPGAAATTTLPGQFKQRTPMYNASNTATSPTAPASPSTPASTPASSNGPPAAATATQPETPTTQPPTPTPQQPQPKKNLSLTRDQMYAAQEMFKTANKVTRPEKALILGFMAGSRENPCPEQGDIIQIKLSEHTEILPKADGTGSTTMLVDTVFEMNYSTGQWTRLKKYKPITNAS comes from the exons ATGGCGTCGATGAAGGACAGCGACACCGGTCTGTGGCTCCATAATAAACTAGGATCAACAGACGAGCTTTGGGCGCCTTCTAGTATTGCTTCACTCCTCACCGTTTCAGTTATCGACAATATACGGTTGTGTTTTTCGAGTTTGTCGCCTCCAGTTAAGCTAAAACTATTGCTAGGGATGCTGCATCTTCCCAGGCGGACTGTTGACGAG ATGAAGGAGGCCCTGTCCGAGATCATCCAGCTGGCCACGGTGGACTCTGAGCCCTGGGTACTGATGGTGGCAGACATCCTAAAGTCCTTCCCTGAGACGGGCTCCCTCAACCTGGACCTGGAGGAGCAGAACCCCAATGTACAGGACATCCTGGGGGAGCTCCGGGAGAAAG tgagtgagtgtgaggcGTCAGCCATGCTCCCTCTGGAGTGCCAGTACCTGAACAAGAGCGCCCTGACCACGCTGGTGGGCCCACTCACGCCCCCCGTCAAACACTTCCAGCTGAAGAGGAAGCCCAAGAGTGCCACGCTCAGGGCAGAGCTGCTGCAGAAAT ccacagAGACGGCTCAACAGCTGAAGAAGACAGCGGGAGTGCCTTTCCACGCCAAAGGAAGAGGCCTGGTCAAGAAGATGGACACCACCA CACCCCTGAAGGGGATCCCCAAAGCCCCGTTCCGCAGCCCCACCACCCCCAGCATGTTCAGCCCCCCCAGCAACCGCACACCCATCGCCCCTGCACGGACACCCCTGCGCAAGGAGAGGGGGGTCAAG TTGTTAGACATCTCAGAGCTGGATATGGTGGGAGCTGGTAGAGAGgcaaagaggagaagaaagactTTGG AAACAGAGGCTGGGGAGAAAGCTGCTAAAGAGGAGGCTGTGGTGGAGAACGCTACACCAGACTATGCTGCTGGACTGGTATCTACACAG AAACTGGGTGCGTTGAACAACGAGAGTGCTCTGCCGTCTACGAGCTACCTGCCGTCTACCCCCAGTAtggtcccctcctcctcctacatTCCCAGTTCAGAGACACAGCCAG CGAACGCAGGTGGTTTGGGACGTGACGCCCTGCAGTCGGGTCGCCAGCCTGAGGAGTCGGCCACGCCCGGCGCTGCCGCCACCACCACCCTCCCGGGCCAGTTCAAACAGAGGACGCCCATGTACAACGCCAGCAACACTGCCACCAGCCCCACCGCTCCCGCCTCGCCCAGCACGCCAGCCAGCACCCCTGCCAGCAGCAACGGCCCCCCGGCTGCCGCCACCGCCACACAGCCCGAGACCCCCACCACACAGCCCCCGACGCCCACGCCCCAGCAGCCCCAGCCCAAGAAGAACCTCTCGCTCACG AGAGACCAGATGTATGCTGCTCAGGAAATGTTCAAGACGGCCAACAAGGTTACCAGACCAGAGAAAGCACTCATCCTGGGCTTCATGGCCGGATCCAGAG AGAACCCGTGTCCGGAGCAGGGGGACATTATCCAGATAAAGCTGAGTGAACACACAGAGATCCTGCCCAAGGCAGATGGCACGGGCAGCACCACCATGCTGGTGGACACAGTGTTTGAGATGAACTACTCCACAGGACAGTGGACCCGCCTCAAGAAGTACAAACCAATCACCAACGCCTCCTGA
- the LOC110531619 gene encoding negative elongation factor A isoform X3 encodes MASMKDSDTGLWLHNKLGSTDELWAPSSIASLLTVSVIDNIRLCFSSLSPPVKLKLLLGMLHLPRRTVDEMKEALSEIIQLATVDSEPWVLMVADILKSFPETGSLNLDLEEQNPNVQDILGELREKVSECEASAMLPLECQYLNKSALTTLVGPLTPPVKHFQLKRKPKSATLRAELLQKSTETAQQLKKTAGVPFHAKGRGLVKKMDTTTPLKGIPKAPFRSPTTPSMFSPPSNRTPIAPARTPLRKERGVKLLDISELDMVGAGREAKRRRKTLETEAGEKAAKEEAVVENATPDYAAGLVSTQKLGALNNESALPSTSYLPSTPSMVPSSSYIPSSETQPANAGGLGRDALQSGRQPEESATPGAAATTTLPGQFKQRTPMYNASNTATSPTAPASPSTPASTPASSNGPPAAATATQPETPTTQPPTPTPQQPQPKKNLSLTRTRVRSRGTLSR; translated from the exons ATGGCGTCGATGAAGGACAGCGACACCGGTCTGTGGCTCCATAATAAACTAGGATCAACAGACGAGCTTTGGGCGCCTTCTAGTATTGCTTCACTCCTCACCGTTTCAGTTATCGACAATATACGGTTGTGTTTTTCGAGTTTGTCGCCTCCAGTTAAGCTAAAACTATTGCTAGGGATGCTGCATCTTCCCAGGCGGACTGTTGACGAG ATGAAGGAGGCCCTGTCCGAGATCATCCAGCTGGCCACGGTGGACTCTGAGCCCTGGGTACTGATGGTGGCAGACATCCTAAAGTCCTTCCCTGAGACGGGCTCCCTCAACCTGGACCTGGAGGAGCAGAACCCCAATGTACAGGACATCCTGGGGGAGCTCCGGGAGAAAG tgagtgagtgtgaggcGTCAGCCATGCTCCCTCTGGAGTGCCAGTACCTGAACAAGAGCGCCCTGACCACGCTGGTGGGCCCACTCACGCCCCCCGTCAAACACTTCCAGCTGAAGAGGAAGCCCAAGAGTGCCACGCTCAGGGCAGAGCTGCTGCAGAAAT ccacagAGACGGCTCAACAGCTGAAGAAGACAGCGGGAGTGCCTTTCCACGCCAAAGGAAGAGGCCTGGTCAAGAAGATGGACACCACCA CACCCCTGAAGGGGATCCCCAAAGCCCCGTTCCGCAGCCCCACCACCCCCAGCATGTTCAGCCCCCCCAGCAACCGCACACCCATCGCCCCTGCACGGACACCCCTGCGCAAGGAGAGGGGGGTCAAG TTGTTAGACATCTCAGAGCTGGATATGGTGGGAGCTGGTAGAGAGgcaaagaggagaagaaagactTTGG AAACAGAGGCTGGGGAGAAAGCTGCTAAAGAGGAGGCTGTGGTGGAGAACGCTACACCAGACTATGCTGCTGGACTGGTATCTACACAG AAACTGGGTGCGTTGAACAACGAGAGTGCTCTGCCGTCTACGAGCTACCTGCCGTCTACCCCCAGTAtggtcccctcctcctcctacatTCCCAGTTCAGAGACACAGCCAG CGAACGCAGGTGGTTTGGGACGTGACGCCCTGCAGTCGGGTCGCCAGCCTGAGGAGTCGGCCACGCCCGGCGCTGCCGCCACCACCACCCTCCCGGGCCAGTTCAAACAGAGGACGCCCATGTACAACGCCAGCAACACTGCCACCAGCCCCACCGCTCCCGCCTCGCCCAGCACGCCAGCCAGCACCCCTGCCAGCAGCAACGGCCCCCCGGCTGCCGCCACCGCCACACAGCCCGAGACCCCCACCACACAGCCCCCGACGCCCACGCCCCAGCAGCCCCAGCCCAAGAAGAACCTCTCGCTCACG AGAACCCGTGTCCGGAGCAGGGGGACATTATCCAGATAA
- the LOC110531619 gene encoding negative elongation factor A isoform X2: MKEALSEIIQLATVDSEPWVLMVADILKSFPETGSLNLDLEEQNPNVQDILGELREKVSECEASAMLPLECQYLNKSALTTLVGPLTPPVKHFQLKRKPKSATLRAELLQKSTETAQQLKKTAGVPFHAKGRGLVKKMDTTTPLKGIPKAPFRSPTTPSMFSPPSNRTPIAPARTPLRKERGVKLLDISELDMVGAGREAKRRRKTLETEAGEKAAKEEAVVENATPDYAAGLVSTQKLGALNNESALPSTSYLPSTPSMVPSSSYIPSSETQPANAGGLGRDALQSGRQPEESATPGAAATTTLPGQFKQRTPMYNASNTATSPTAPASPSTPASTPASSNGPPAAATATQPETPTTQPPTPTPQQPQPKKNLSLTRDQMYAAQEMFKTANKVTRPEKALILGFMAGSRENPCPEQGDIIQIKLSEHTEILPKADGTGSTTMLVDTVFEMNYSTGQWTRLKKYKPITNAS, encoded by the exons ATGAAGGAGGCCCTGTCCGAGATCATCCAGCTGGCCACGGTGGACTCTGAGCCCTGGGTACTGATGGTGGCAGACATCCTAAAGTCCTTCCCTGAGACGGGCTCCCTCAACCTGGACCTGGAGGAGCAGAACCCCAATGTACAGGACATCCTGGGGGAGCTCCGGGAGAAAG tgagtgagtgtgaggcGTCAGCCATGCTCCCTCTGGAGTGCCAGTACCTGAACAAGAGCGCCCTGACCACGCTGGTGGGCCCACTCACGCCCCCCGTCAAACACTTCCAGCTGAAGAGGAAGCCCAAGAGTGCCACGCTCAGGGCAGAGCTGCTGCAGAAAT ccacagAGACGGCTCAACAGCTGAAGAAGACAGCGGGAGTGCCTTTCCACGCCAAAGGAAGAGGCCTGGTCAAGAAGATGGACACCACCA CACCCCTGAAGGGGATCCCCAAAGCCCCGTTCCGCAGCCCCACCACCCCCAGCATGTTCAGCCCCCCCAGCAACCGCACACCCATCGCCCCTGCACGGACACCCCTGCGCAAGGAGAGGGGGGTCAAG TTGTTAGACATCTCAGAGCTGGATATGGTGGGAGCTGGTAGAGAGgcaaagaggagaagaaagactTTGG AAACAGAGGCTGGGGAGAAAGCTGCTAAAGAGGAGGCTGTGGTGGAGAACGCTACACCAGACTATGCTGCTGGACTGGTATCTACACAG AAACTGGGTGCGTTGAACAACGAGAGTGCTCTGCCGTCTACGAGCTACCTGCCGTCTACCCCCAGTAtggtcccctcctcctcctacatTCCCAGTTCAGAGACACAGCCAG CGAACGCAGGTGGTTTGGGACGTGACGCCCTGCAGTCGGGTCGCCAGCCTGAGGAGTCGGCCACGCCCGGCGCTGCCGCCACCACCACCCTCCCGGGCCAGTTCAAACAGAGGACGCCCATGTACAACGCCAGCAACACTGCCACCAGCCCCACCGCTCCCGCCTCGCCCAGCACGCCAGCCAGCACCCCTGCCAGCAGCAACGGCCCCCCGGCTGCCGCCACCGCCACACAGCCCGAGACCCCCACCACACAGCCCCCGACGCCCACGCCCCAGCAGCCCCAGCCCAAGAAGAACCTCTCGCTCACG AGAGACCAGATGTATGCTGCTCAGGAAATGTTCAAGACGGCCAACAAGGTTACCAGACCAGAGAAAGCACTCATCCTGGGCTTCATGGCCGGATCCAGAG AGAACCCGTGTCCGGAGCAGGGGGACATTATCCAGATAAAGCTGAGTGAACACACAGAGATCCTGCCCAAGGCAGATGGCACGGGCAGCACCACCATGCTGGTGGACACAGTGTTTGAGATGAACTACTCCACAGGACAGTGGACCCGCCTCAAGAAGTACAAACCAATCACCAACGCCTCCTGA
- the LOC110533002 gene encoding neuropeptide-like protein C4orf48 homolog has translation MIAAYPKVSKAEIRSLRLPGLPLDMMHRSMASSGYLKAVMLLLAVQLLSFRPGFGEQETGKAIPAERRPCVDCHAFEFMQRALQDLKKTAFKLDAQTETLALRAVRRALCGCTPTNTLH, from the exons ATGATAGCTGCCTATCCTAAAGTTTCAAAGGCTGAAATTCGCTCTCTCCGTTTGCCAGGTCTTCCTCTGGACATGATGCACCGCAGTATGGCATCGAGCGGCTATTTGAAAGCGGTGATGCTGCTCTTAGCCGTGCAGCTGCTGTCTTTTAGGCCAGGTTTTGGCGAGCAGGAGACGGGGAAGGCAATACCCGCAGAAA GACGTCCCTGTGTGGACTGCCATGCATTTGAATTCATGCAGAGGGCACTGCAAGACCTCAAGAAGACTGCTTTCAAGCTCGATGCCCAG ACTGAGACCCTGGCGTTGAGGGCAGTGAGGCGAGCCTTGTGTGGATGCACGCCCACTAATACCCTGCACTGA